Proteins encoded within one genomic window of Leucoraja erinacea ecotype New England chromosome 24, Leri_hhj_1, whole genome shotgun sequence:
- the rbbp5 gene encoding retinoblastoma-binding protein 5 isoform X2, with the protein MNLELLESFGQNYPEEADGTLDCISMALTCTFNRWGTLLAVGCNDGRIVIWDFLTRGIAKIISAHIHPVCSLCWSRDGHKLVSASTDNIVSLWDVLSGDCDQRFRFPSPVLKVQFHPRDQNRVLVCPMKCAPVLLTLSDSKHVVLPVDDDSDLNVVASFDRRGDYIYTGNAKGKILVLKTDTQELVASFRVTTGTSNTTAIKSIEFARKGSCFLINTADRIIRVYDGREILTCGRDGEPEPMQKLQDLVNRTPWKKCCFSGDGEYICAGSARQHALYIWEKSIGNLVKILHGTRGELLLDVAWHPVRPIIASISSGVVSIWAQNQVENWSAFAPDFKELDENVEYEERESEFDIEDEDKSEPEQTGGDAAEDEEVDVTSVDPIAAFCSSDEEFEDCKALLYLPISPEVEDPEENPYGPPPEPVQNPGTEELTNPEKKRQASTDGSQPPKKKPKMTNIELQGVPSDEVHPLLGVKGDGKSKKKQAGRPKGTKGGAVISDLL; encoded by the exons GAGGCAGATGGAACACTGGACTGTATTAGCATGGCCCTCACCTGCACCTTTAACAGGTGGGGCACCTTGCTGGCTGTCGGATGCAATGATGGCCGCATCGTCATTTGGGACTTCTTGACGAGGGGCATTGCCAAGATCATTAGCGCCCACATACATCCCGTCTGCTCACTATG TTGGAGCCGAGATGGGCATAAATTAGTCAGCGCTTCCACTGACAACATCGTGTCACTTTGGGATGTTCTGTCCGGAGATTGTGACCAAAGGTTCCGTTTTCCTTCACCGGTTCTCAAAGTGCAattccatcccagggatca GAACAGAGTGCTGGTCTGCCCAATGAAGTGTGCACCGGTTCTGCTGACTCTCTCGGATTCCAAGCACGTAGTTCTACCTGTAGATGACGACTCGGATCTTAACGTTGTGGCATCTTTTGACCGGCGAGGAGATTATATTTACACAGGGAATGCCAAGGGAAAG ATTTTGGTGTTAAAGACTGATACACAAGAGTTGGTGGCTTCATTCCGCGTCACAACAGGCACCAGCAATACCACGGCTATCAAATCTATCGAATTTGCAAGGAAAGGCAG CTGTTTCTTAATAAACACGGCAGACAGAATCATTCGAGTGTACGATGGCAGGGAGATCTTAACTTGTGGGCGGGACGGTGAGCCTGAACCGATGCAGAAGCTGCAGGACCTGGTGAACAG AACACCTTGGAAGAAGTGTTGTTTCTCTGGGGACGGAGAGTACATCTGTGCTGGATCGGCACGGCAACATGCTCTCTACATCTGGGAGAAGAGCATTGGAAACTTGGTGAAGATTCTGCACGGCACACGGGGCGAGCTGCTACTGGATGTAGCG tgGCACCCTGTCAGACCGATCATTGCTTCTATATCCAGTGGGGTTGTATCCATTTGGGCTCAGAATCAAGTG GAAAACTGGAGTGCTTTTGCTCCAGACTTTAAAGAGTTGGACGAGAATGTTGAATATGAAGAGAGAGAATCTGAGTTTGACATTGAGGATGAAGATAAGAGTGAGCCGGAACAGACTG GTGGAGATGCGGCAGAAGATGAGGAAGTTGATGTGACGTCTGTGGATCCAATCGCTGCTTTTTGTAGCAG TGATGAGGAATTTGAAGATTGCAAAGCCTTGCTTTACCTTCCAATATCACCAGAAGTGGAAGATCCTGAGGAGAACCCTTACGGACCTCCCCCAGAACCTGTGCAG AACCCTGGAACCGAAGAGCTGACCAACCCAGAGAAAAAGAGACAGGCATCAACTGATGGATCCCAGCCACCCAAGAAGAAACCCAAAATGACTAACATTGAACTACAAGGAGTACCATCTGATG AAGTTCACCCGTTGCTGGGCGTGAAGGGCGACGGCAAGTCGAAGAAAAAGCAAGCGGGCCGGCCAAAAGGAACGAAAG
- the rbbp5 gene encoding retinoblastoma-binding protein 5 isoform X1: MNLELLESFGQNYPEEADGTLDCISMALTCTFNRWGTLLAVGCNDGRIVIWDFLTRGIAKIISAHIHPVCSLCWSRDGHKLVSASTDNIVSLWDVLSGDCDQRFRFPSPVLKVQFHPRDQNRVLVCPMKCAPVLLTLSDSKHVVLPVDDDSDLNVVASFDRRGDYIYTGNAKGKILVLKTDTQELVASFRVTTGTSNTTAIKSIEFARKGSCFLINTADRIIRVYDGREILTCGRDGEPEPMQKLQDLVNRTPWKKCCFSGDGEYICAGSARQHALYIWEKSIGNLVKILHGTRGELLLDVAWHPVRPIIASISSGVVSIWAQNQVENWSAFAPDFKELDENVEYEERESEFDIEDEDKSEPEQTGGDAAEDEEVDVTSVDPIAAFCSSDEEFEDCKALLYLPISPEVEDPEENPYGPPPEPVQNPGTEELTNPEKKRQASTDGSQPPKKKPKMTNIELQGVPSDEVHPLLGVKGDGKSKKKQAGRPKGTKGKEKDFIKSKAFKGDRGQPLEGAVKGKELAEVVEPPAGGAVISDLL, encoded by the exons GAGGCAGATGGAACACTGGACTGTATTAGCATGGCCCTCACCTGCACCTTTAACAGGTGGGGCACCTTGCTGGCTGTCGGATGCAATGATGGCCGCATCGTCATTTGGGACTTCTTGACGAGGGGCATTGCCAAGATCATTAGCGCCCACATACATCCCGTCTGCTCACTATG TTGGAGCCGAGATGGGCATAAATTAGTCAGCGCTTCCACTGACAACATCGTGTCACTTTGGGATGTTCTGTCCGGAGATTGTGACCAAAGGTTCCGTTTTCCTTCACCGGTTCTCAAAGTGCAattccatcccagggatca GAACAGAGTGCTGGTCTGCCCAATGAAGTGTGCACCGGTTCTGCTGACTCTCTCGGATTCCAAGCACGTAGTTCTACCTGTAGATGACGACTCGGATCTTAACGTTGTGGCATCTTTTGACCGGCGAGGAGATTATATTTACACAGGGAATGCCAAGGGAAAG ATTTTGGTGTTAAAGACTGATACACAAGAGTTGGTGGCTTCATTCCGCGTCACAACAGGCACCAGCAATACCACGGCTATCAAATCTATCGAATTTGCAAGGAAAGGCAG CTGTTTCTTAATAAACACGGCAGACAGAATCATTCGAGTGTACGATGGCAGGGAGATCTTAACTTGTGGGCGGGACGGTGAGCCTGAACCGATGCAGAAGCTGCAGGACCTGGTGAACAG AACACCTTGGAAGAAGTGTTGTTTCTCTGGGGACGGAGAGTACATCTGTGCTGGATCGGCACGGCAACATGCTCTCTACATCTGGGAGAAGAGCATTGGAAACTTGGTGAAGATTCTGCACGGCACACGGGGCGAGCTGCTACTGGATGTAGCG tgGCACCCTGTCAGACCGATCATTGCTTCTATATCCAGTGGGGTTGTATCCATTTGGGCTCAGAATCAAGTG GAAAACTGGAGTGCTTTTGCTCCAGACTTTAAAGAGTTGGACGAGAATGTTGAATATGAAGAGAGAGAATCTGAGTTTGACATTGAGGATGAAGATAAGAGTGAGCCGGAACAGACTG GTGGAGATGCGGCAGAAGATGAGGAAGTTGATGTGACGTCTGTGGATCCAATCGCTGCTTTTTGTAGCAG TGATGAGGAATTTGAAGATTGCAAAGCCTTGCTTTACCTTCCAATATCACCAGAAGTGGAAGATCCTGAGGAGAACCCTTACGGACCTCCCCCAGAACCTGTGCAG AACCCTGGAACCGAAGAGCTGACCAACCCAGAGAAAAAGAGACAGGCATCAACTGATGGATCCCAGCCACCCAAGAAGAAACCCAAAATGACTAACATTGAACTACAAGGAGTACCATCTGATG AAGTTCACCCGTTGCTGGGCGTGAAGGGCGACGGCAAGTCGAAGAAAAAGCAAGCGGGCCGGCCAAAAGGAACGAAAGGTAAAGAGAAAGATTTCATTAAGTCGAAAGCATTCAAAGGGGACAGAGGTCAACCTTTGGAAGGAGCAGTGAAGGGCAAGGAGCTGGCGGAAGTGGTCGAGCCACCCGCAG